In a genomic window of Cytobacillus sp. FSL H8-0458:
- the queE gene encoding 7-carboxy-7-deazaguanine synthase QueE produces the protein MSKIPVLEIFGPTIQGEGMVIGQKTMFVRTAGCDYSCSWCDSSFTWDGSAKDSIRQMEPDEIWKELKELGGDGFSFVTISGGNPALLKNLGELISLLKADRIKLCLETQGSRWQDWFYEIDELTLSPKPPSSGMNTDFDVLDLIVNKLQACRREDQQFSLKIVVFDDADYEYAKNVYQRYPGVPFYLQVGNDDTVTADDRNLLQRLLDKYDWLIEKTIHDSELKDVKVLPQLHTYVWGNKRGV, from the coding sequence TTGAGTAAGATTCCTGTACTGGAAATCTTCGGGCCGACCATTCAGGGGGAAGGAATGGTGATTGGCCAGAAAACGATGTTCGTCCGTACAGCAGGCTGTGATTATTCCTGCAGCTGGTGTGATTCCTCCTTTACCTGGGATGGAAGTGCGAAGGACAGCATCCGCCAAATGGAACCGGATGAAATTTGGAAGGAGCTTAAAGAACTCGGCGGGGACGGATTTTCTTTCGTAACCATTTCGGGCGGCAATCCGGCTCTTCTGAAAAATTTGGGTGAATTAATTTCTCTGCTTAAAGCTGATCGTATTAAGCTCTGCCTAGAAACACAGGGAAGCCGCTGGCAGGATTGGTTTTATGAAATTGATGAACTGACCTTGTCCCCAAAGCCGCCGAGTTCAGGCATGAATACGGACTTCGATGTGCTCGATCTGATCGTGAATAAACTGCAGGCCTGCAGAAGGGAAGATCAGCAGTTCTCTCTGAAGATCGTTGTTTTTGATGATGCGGATTATGAATATGCCAAAAACGTGTATCAGCGCTATCCAGGGGTTCCGTTTTATCTGCAAGTGGGAAATGATGATACGGTAACAGCAGACGACAGGAATTTACTGCAGAGGCTGCTTGATAAATATGACTGGCTTATTGAAAAAACGATTCATGACAGTGAGCTGAAAGATGTGAAAGTACTTCCGCAGCTGCATACCTATGTATGGGGCAATAAGCGGGGAGTGTAG
- a CDS encoding ABC transporter ATP-binding protein encodes MTDNTIIRFNSVTKRYDNDPPVLKNVSFEIERGKFYTLLGPSGCGKTTILRLIAGFTEPSEGDIYFNGKIINLVPANKRQVNTVFQDYALFPHLNVYENIAFGLKIKKMKKADIEKKVKEALRFVNLEGYENREIKEMSGGQRQRVAIARAIVNEPEVILLDEPLSALDLKLRTEMQYELRELQRNLGITFIFVTHDQEEALAMSDEIFVLNSGSIEQSGTPTDIYDEPINRFVADFIGESNIVAGTMIKDYQVQFAGKLFECVDGGFEPNEEVEIVIRPEDLAITAPDDGKLKVKVDSQLFRGVHYEISCYDSDGNEWLVHSTKKATVGDLIGLHFDPEAIHVMRHGETEEEFDKRLEAYEEGSHEN; translated from the coding sequence ATGACAGATAACACCATTATCCGTTTTAATTCGGTGACAAAAAGATATGATAATGACCCACCTGTTTTAAAAAATGTCAGCTTCGAAATTGAACGCGGGAAGTTCTATACCCTGTTGGGGCCATCGGGCTGCGGCAAAACGACGATTTTGCGGCTGATTGCCGGCTTTACTGAACCTTCTGAGGGGGATATTTATTTTAATGGAAAAATCATTAATCTTGTTCCCGCCAACAAAAGACAAGTAAATACGGTTTTTCAGGATTACGCCCTGTTTCCGCATCTGAATGTTTATGAAAACATTGCATTCGGCTTAAAAATCAAAAAAATGAAGAAAGCGGATATCGAGAAGAAAGTAAAAGAAGCACTGAGGTTTGTAAATCTTGAAGGCTATGAAAACCGGGAAATTAAAGAAATGTCAGGCGGGCAGCGCCAGCGTGTTGCCATCGCAAGGGCCATTGTCAATGAGCCTGAGGTCATTCTCCTGGATGAGCCCCTATCCGCACTTGACCTGAAGCTGCGTACTGAAATGCAGTATGAGCTTAGGGAACTGCAGAGAAATCTTGGCATCACATTTATTTTCGTTACACATGACCAGGAGGAAGCACTGGCCATGTCAGATGAAATCTTCGTGCTTAACAGCGGAAGCATCGAGCAGAGCGGAACTCCTACTGATATTTATGACGAGCCGATCAATCGCTTTGTAGCTGATTTTATTGGGGAATCCAATATTGTTGCCGGAACGATGATCAAGGATTATCAGGTACAGTTTGCCGGGAAGTTATTTGAGTGTGTTGACGGAGGCTTTGAGCCGAATGAAGAAGTTGAGATCGTGATCCGGCCTGAAGACCTCGCTATTACAGCCCCGGATGATGGGAAGCTGAAGGTTAAAGTTGACTCCCAGCTTTTCAGGGGAGTGCATTATGAGATTAGCTGCTATGACAGCGATGGCAATGAGTGGCTCGTCCATTCAACCAAAAAAGCGACCGTTGGAGATCTAATTGGCCTTCATTTCGACCCTGAAGCCATTCACGTCATGAGGCATGGGGAAACCGAAGAGGAATTTGATAAGCGTCTGGAAGCTTATGAAGAGGGAAGCCATGAGAACTAA
- a CDS encoding ABC transporter permease, translating into MRTNSRNFYLIPYVLWIALFVVTPLLLVLYYSFFDIEGHFTFENYRKFFTPVYLKMTLSSFWYAFLITLFSLLIAYPTAYLLTKTKHKQLWLLLIILPSWINLLLKAYAFLGIFGTYGAANSFLEAMGIGGRQILFTDFSFIFVSVYIFLPFMILPIFNSLDELNPTLLDASNDLGGSSWVTFKRVIFPLTLDGVKAGCQIVFIPALSLFMLTRLIAGNRVITLGTAIEQHFLVTQDWGMGSTIAVFLIIAMVLIMVLTGRRKRGIL; encoded by the coding sequence ATGAGAACTAATTCCCGCAATTTTTATTTAATTCCTTATGTGCTTTGGATTGCCCTCTTTGTTGTGACACCTTTGCTTCTTGTCCTATATTATTCGTTCTTTGATATTGAAGGGCATTTCACATTTGAGAATTATCGGAAATTCTTTACGCCTGTTTATTTAAAGATGACTCTCAGCTCTTTTTGGTATGCTTTTTTAATAACGTTATTTTCATTGCTGATCGCATATCCAACAGCCTACTTGCTTACGAAAACGAAGCATAAGCAGTTGTGGCTCTTACTGATCATCCTGCCATCCTGGATTAATCTGCTTTTGAAAGCGTATGCTTTCCTTGGCATCTTCGGGACATATGGCGCTGCTAATAGCTTTCTGGAAGCGATGGGAATTGGCGGAAGGCAAATCCTGTTTACGGATTTCAGCTTTATCTTTGTGTCGGTCTATATTTTTCTTCCTTTTATGATATTGCCGATATTTAATTCTTTGGATGAATTGAATCCGACGCTTTTGGATGCTTCCAATGATTTGGGCGGTTCTTCCTGGGTAACATTCAAGCGTGTTATCTTTCCGTTGACACTGGATGGCGTGAAAGCAGGATGCCAGATTGTCTTTATCCCTGCTTTATCATTATTCATGCTGACAAGACTGATTGCAGGAAACCGTGTCATCACTCTTGGAACCGCCATTGAGCAGCATTTTCTTGTGACACAGGATTGGGGAATGGGCTCTACCATTGCCGTCTTCCTGATTATTGCCATGGTGCTCATTATGGTGCTGACAGGCAGAAGAAAGCGGGGGATCCTATAA
- a CDS encoding ABC transporter permease gives MKNNRKWPAVYLALIFIILYAPIFYLIFYSFNSGGTMYQFEGFTLDWYRELFADTRLLIIVLNTVIIALLSAAISTIIGVAGALAIAYARKRRVKNTLLSLNNVLIVSPDVIIGASFLILFTMIGLKLGFVSVLLAHIAFSVPIVVLMVLPKIEEMNTSMIYAAMDLGASRLDVLTKVILPYITPGIFAGFFMALTYSLDDFAVTFFVTGNGFTTLSVEIYSLARRGVSLNINALSALLFLFTIILVTGYYFITKRNEKPNGMGVRQ, from the coding sequence ATGAAAAATAACAGGAAATGGCCGGCAGTTTATTTGGCTCTTATCTTTATCATCCTGTACGCCCCGATCTTTTATTTGATCTTTTATTCATTCAACAGCGGAGGGACCATGTATCAGTTCGAAGGATTTACTTTGGATTGGTATCGGGAGCTGTTTGCGGATACCCGATTGCTCATCATTGTTCTGAACACGGTTATTATTGCTCTTTTATCTGCAGCGATATCCACCATCATTGGAGTAGCCGGGGCACTTGCGATTGCTTATGCACGAAAGCGCAGAGTGAAAAACACACTGTTGTCATTGAATAATGTGCTGATTGTCAGTCCGGATGTTATTATTGGCGCGTCGTTTTTAATTCTCTTTACGATGATTGGACTTAAGCTTGGATTTGTATCTGTTTTACTGGCACACATTGCCTTCAGTGTTCCGATTGTCGTCCTGATGGTTTTGCCGAAGATTGAAGAGATGAACACCTCGATGATTTATGCTGCCATGGATCTTGGTGCCAGCAGGTTGGATGTACTGACTAAGGTCATACTCCCTTATATCACTCCTGGAATTTTCGCAGGCTTTTTCATGGCCCTGACCTATTCCCTGGATGATTTTGCCGTCACTTTCTTTGTTACAGGTAATGGCTTTACCACTTTGTCTGTTGAGATTTATTCACTGGCAAGAAGGGGAGTTTCACTAAATATTAATGCTTTATCCGCTTTGCTTTTCCTATTTACCATCATTCTGGTTACAGGCTATTACTTTATTACAAAGCGCAATGAGAAACCGAATGGAATGGGGGTAAGGCAATGA
- a CDS encoding ABC transporter substrate-binding protein, producing MKKLIQALAAVLIVSFALLYIVSGLNSSQGYTSGNTLTIFNWGDYIDADLVDKFEQETGIKVIYETFDSNEAMMTKIEQGGTAYDIAVPSEYAIEKMKEENLLLPVDHSKIPNLKYIDPRFMDLPFDPENEFSIPYFWGTVGILYNTDILGDKKITSWNDLWDPELKNQILLIDGAREVMGMGLNSLHYSLNDKNKDHLIEAKEKLDRLTPNIKAIVGDEIRMLMENDEAGIGVVWSGTAQELMWEKDNLEYVVPEEGSNLWFDNMVIPKTAQNPEAAHQFMNFILDPENAAQNTEYVGYSTPNKEALKYMDEETISDERFYPDEEMTARLEVYENLGKRMLAYYNELFLEFKMHKK from the coding sequence ATGAAGAAGCTGATTCAGGCGCTCGCCGCCGTATTAATCGTTTCATTTGCCTTGTTGTACATCGTTTCCGGACTGAATTCCTCCCAGGGCTACACAAGCGGCAATACATTGACCATTTTTAACTGGGGCGATTATATTGATGCAGACCTGGTGGATAAGTTCGAACAGGAAACAGGCATTAAAGTCATCTATGAAACATTTGATTCCAATGAAGCGATGATGACGAAAATTGAACAGGGCGGCACAGCCTATGATATTGCAGTTCCATCAGAATATGCGATTGAAAAAATGAAAGAGGAAAACCTGCTTTTGCCGGTTGATCATTCTAAAATTCCAAACCTGAAATATATTGATCCGCGTTTTATGGACCTGCCTTTTGATCCTGAAAATGAGTTTTCGATCCCCTATTTCTGGGGCACAGTCGGAATTCTTTATAACACCGATATTTTGGGCGATAAAAAAATCACGAGCTGGAATGACCTATGGGATCCTGAATTAAAGAACCAGATCCTGCTGATTGATGGGGCACGGGAAGTAATGGGCATGGGGCTCAACAGTCTGCATTATTCTCTGAATGACAAAAATAAAGACCATTTGATCGAAGCTAAAGAAAAACTCGATCGTCTTACTCCTAACATTAAAGCCATTGTGGGTGATGAAATCAGAATGCTGATGGAAAATGATGAAGCCGGCATTGGCGTGGTCTGGTCCGGCACGGCACAGGAACTCATGTGGGAGAAGGATAATCTTGAATATGTAGTTCCGGAAGAAGGCTCCAATTTGTGGTTTGATAATATGGTCATCCCTAAGACTGCCCAAAACCCGGAAGCGGCCCATCAGTTCATGAATTTCATCCTTGATCCGGAAAATGCAGCGCAGAATACAGAATACGTGGGGTATTCAACGCCAAATAAAGAGGCGCTGAAATATATGGACGAAGAAACAATCTCTGATGAACGTTTTTATCCGGATGAAGAAATGACAGCCCGGCTGGAGGTTTATGAGAACCTTGGAAAAAGGATGCTCGCTTATTATAATGAGCTTTTCCTTGAATTTAAAATGCATAAGAAATAG
- a CDS encoding divergent polysaccharide deacetylase family protein: MKRFISIFLLIFSFGSIATPISAAYQKPELAIVIDDLGNNMKGTKEMMELPVTLTAAIMPFMPTTKEDAELANKNGHEVIVHMPMEPKRGKRSWLGPGAITTDLTDEEIRSRVESAIKEVPHAVGMNHHMGSRATENERVMRVVLEVCKEHGLFYLDSKTTGKSVVGKLADEIGVPYVENNIFFDDIYTTAHITKQADRLAEKLVKNERIIAIGHVGITGTKMVSVLKEYIPVYKEKAQIVPLSELIPGYELIDDGP, from the coding sequence ATGAAGAGATTCATCAGCATATTTTTATTGATTTTTTCATTCGGAAGTATAGCAACTCCCATAAGTGCTGCCTATCAAAAACCTGAATTGGCCATTGTCATTGACGATCTTGGGAACAATATGAAGGGAACAAAAGAAATGATGGAACTGCCGGTGACCTTGACGGCTGCCATAATGCCCTTTATGCCAACGACAAAAGAAGATGCAGAACTGGCTAATAAAAATGGGCATGAAGTAATCGTTCATATGCCGATGGAGCCGAAAAGAGGAAAACGGAGCTGGCTTGGGCCGGGTGCAATCACAACAGATTTAACCGATGAGGAAATCCGCAGCAGAGTAGAGAGCGCCATTAAAGAAGTGCCCCATGCGGTCGGCATGAATCATCATATGGGTTCAAGAGCCACTGAAAATGAACGGGTCATGAGGGTTGTCCTTGAAGTATGTAAAGAACACGGTTTATTTTATCTCGACAGCAAAACAACCGGAAAAAGCGTTGTCGGCAAGCTGGCAGATGAAATTGGAGTCCCTTATGTCGAAAACAATATTTTCTTCGATGATATTTACACGACAGCACATATCACAAAACAGGCAGACAGACTTGCTGAAAAACTTGTGAAAAACGAACGCATCATCGCAATCGGCCATGTCGGCATCACAGGTACAAAGATGGTTAGTGTGCTAAAAGAGTATATACCTGTATATAAAGAGAAAGCCCAAATTGTTCCGCTGTCAGAATTGATTCCAGGCTACGAACTTATTGACGATGGACCATAA
- a CDS encoding lmo0937 family membrane protein, whose translation MLWTLAGILLVLWILGLIFKVAGGIIHILLVIAAIIIVVNFIRGRASGRG comes from the coding sequence ATGCTTTGGACCTTAGCAGGTATTCTGCTTGTATTATGGATTCTCGGATTAATATTTAAAGTAGCTGGAGGCATTATTCATATTCTGCTGGTAATAGCAGCGATCATCATTGTGGTTAACTTTATTAGAGGAAGAGCATCCGGCAGGGGATAG
- a CDS encoding AAA family ATPase has translation MKSRLKKPSTIISIALVVTVILAAVIWTVQAGKKDVTVPFSSVEKIIASQDGKTVAVQEYKNGKLLITAPDGEYISHVPPNSDMVDKLVETYNIQYTFAATGPYTPWILGGILLLFIAIGIYLFKSGKGGMGATNTMKQSVSKPKALPSISLEDVGGIQEEMKEEIMQTLSILKEPERSLKMGIKPPKGILLYGPPGTGKTLLAQAIAKELGATFFSTSGSGFNELFVGVGASRVRNLFQNARKHAPAVVFIDEVDALAGRRKQHGGEESEKTLTELLVQLDGGHSNDGILFIAATNRKDMLDEAFLRPGRIDFSFNVPLPDTRGRREIINIHTRNKLLAEDVMTTLGDLAESTSGFSGADLHSLFETASRRAVRNGQEIISKEDLDYALDRTILGTTTRALQDAGTKQRVAIHEAGHALVAALTKPGSVRKATIIPRGEALGYVAPIQKELHLSTTSELLDQVAMILAGGVSERMILGEHSIGVSGDVKQAKHIIEQMVDTGLLDNGFELTFNKGQKEAKMQDLFQKALERCELIIANHQPQFEKLVEALLEKETLEGSEVQEIAGELKAELVIA, from the coding sequence TTGAAATCACGTCTCAAGAAGCCTTCGACGATAATTTCTATTGCATTGGTAGTCACGGTGATTTTGGCGGCGGTTATTTGGACCGTACAAGCAGGAAAAAAGGATGTGACAGTCCCGTTTTCTTCTGTGGAAAAAATTATAGCCTCCCAGGATGGAAAGACTGTTGCAGTACAGGAATATAAAAATGGGAAACTTCTAATCACAGCTCCTGATGGCGAGTACATCTCCCATGTGCCTCCCAACAGCGATATGGTTGATAAATTAGTAGAAACCTATAATATACAATATACGTTCGCAGCCACAGGACCTTATACCCCCTGGATTCTCGGCGGTATACTCCTTCTGTTCATAGCCATTGGAATTTACCTGTTTAAGTCAGGAAAAGGCGGAATGGGTGCAACAAATACAATGAAGCAAAGTGTCTCGAAGCCTAAAGCCCTTCCTTCCATTTCACTTGAAGATGTTGGCGGGATTCAGGAGGAAATGAAAGAGGAAATCATGCAGACTCTTTCCATTTTAAAGGAACCTGAGCGCTCCTTAAAAATGGGGATCAAGCCGCCGAAGGGTATTCTTTTATACGGACCTCCCGGAACGGGAAAAACATTGCTGGCTCAGGCAATCGCCAAGGAACTGGGAGCAACTTTCTTTTCTACTAGCGGTTCCGGGTTTAATGAATTATTCGTTGGCGTTGGTGCATCCCGTGTCAGAAACCTTTTCCAGAATGCCAGAAAGCATGCTCCTGCTGTCGTCTTTATTGACGAAGTGGATGCACTTGCAGGACGAAGAAAGCAGCATGGCGGAGAAGAAAGCGAAAAAACGTTAACTGAACTTCTGGTCCAGCTGGACGGCGGACATTCCAATGATGGAATATTATTTATTGCCGCCACCAACCGGAAGGATATGCTCGACGAAGCATTCCTGCGTCCTGGACGGATTGACTTCTCCTTCAACGTCCCTCTTCCAGATACAAGGGGCCGAAGAGAGATAATAAATATTCATACACGAAATAAGTTACTGGCTGAAGATGTTATGACAACTCTTGGCGATCTGGCAGAAAGCACTTCCGGTTTTTCAGGAGCAGACCTCCATTCCCTTTTCGAAACGGCAAGCCGCAGAGCTGTCCGCAACGGCCAGGAAATTATCTCAAAAGAAGATTTGGATTATGCGCTGGACCGCACTATTTTGGGAACCACCACCCGTGCTTTACAGGATGCCGGGACGAAGCAGCGGGTTGCCATTCATGAAGCTGGCCATGCATTAGTGGCTGCCTTAACAAAACCGGGTTCTGTCCGGAAAGCAACCATCATTCCGCGTGGCGAAGCACTTGGATATGTAGCTCCTATTCAAAAAGAACTTCACTTATCGACAACAAGTGAATTGCTTGACCAGGTTGCGATGATTCTCGCTGGCGGAGTATCAGAAAGAATGATTCTTGGCGAGCACAGCATTGGGGTAAGCGGTGATGTTAAACAAGCGAAGCATATCATAGAGCAAATGGTTGATACCGGTTTACTTGATAACGGCTTCGAGCTTACCTTCAACAAAGGACAAAAAGAAGCTAAAATGCAGGATCTATTCCAAAAAGCATTAGAAAGATGCGAATTGATTATCGCAAATCATCAGCCTCAATTTGAGAAATTGGTAGAAGCCCTTCTGGAGAAAGAAACATTGGAAGGCAGTGAAGTACAGGAGATTGCTGGAGAATTGAAGGCAGAATTGGTTATAGCTTGA
- the thiT gene encoding energy-coupled thiamine transporter ThiT, which produces MKKLSLTAMIEASFFAAFAIILDFLPSIKLSPSISISAAMIPIFILAFRRGFKVSFIAGLLWGILQIAMGDAWIATPLQAFIEYFVAFACIGFAGLFYRVIQNQLRAGNKKKALAWVVLAVFAGSLARYFWHFIAGVLFFGSYAPKGMSPVLFSFLANGATMLGGAILCSILAVLIISSAPRIIIQKSDQGLQTHKNAS; this is translated from the coding sequence ATGAAAAAATTAAGCTTAACCGCGATGATAGAGGCTTCATTTTTTGCAGCCTTTGCTATCATTCTTGATTTTCTGCCATCCATCAAGCTGTCGCCATCCATCTCCATATCTGCCGCGATGATTCCGATTTTCATACTGGCTTTCAGGCGGGGCTTTAAGGTCAGCTTCATTGCTGGCCTCTTATGGGGGATTTTGCAGATTGCCATGGGGGATGCCTGGATTGCTACTCCGCTTCAGGCATTTATTGAGTATTTTGTGGCATTTGCCTGTATCGGTTTTGCCGGTTTGTTTTACCGCGTCATCCAAAATCAGCTGCGGGCAGGCAACAAGAAGAAGGCATTGGCATGGGTTGTCTTAGCCGTATTTGCCGGAAGCCTTGCCCGGTATTTCTGGCATTTCATAGCAGGTGTACTGTTCTTCGGAAGCTATGCGCCAAAAGGGATGTCACCGGTCCTTTTTTCCTTCCTGGCAAACGGGGCAACCATGCTTGGAGGGGCAATTCTCTGCTCGATCCTGGCCGTGTTAATTATTTCATCGGCACCTAGAATAATCATTCAAAAATCGGATCAAGGTCTTCAAACTCACAAGAATGCTTCCTGA
- the qoxD gene encoding cytochrome aa3 quinol oxidase subunit IV, which translates to MEHHQSKSFPISHVIGFVVSLVLTFAAAGIALKTNLSFKVIMWIIGSLAVVQAGMQLFMFMHLREGEDGKTNLVNMIYAVFMVIVIVVGSIWVLTSGHAAH; encoded by the coding sequence ATGGAACATCATCAATCAAAAAGCTTCCCGATAAGCCATGTCATTGGATTTGTTGTTTCCCTTGTGCTGACTTTTGCAGCAGCAGGAATTGCTTTAAAAACGAACCTTTCTTTTAAAGTGATCATGTGGATCATCGGCTCACTGGCTGTCGTTCAGGCAGGCATGCAGCTGTTCATGTTCATGCACTTAAGAGAAGGTGAAGACGGCAAGACGAACTTAGTGAATATGATTTATGCCGTATTTATGGTAATTGTTATTGTAGTGGGGTCCATTTGGGTATTAACCTCTGGTCACGCTGCTCATTAA
- the qoxC gene encoding cytochrome aa3 quinol oxidase subunit III, with the protein MSAKVDTSLPLEYQTEQDRMNILGFWVFLGAEIVLFATLFGVYGVLYERFAGGPTHKDIFVIKDVMIQTVLLLTSSFTMGIAIFEMRRHNLKGLITWLVITLALGAGFLFMEINEFIHYAHEGATMQTSAFLSSLFVLLGTHGAHVTLGIGWATMVIIQLLKRGLTPTTARKTFIIGLYWHFLDVVWIFIFTFVYLKGLVA; encoded by the coding sequence ATGTCAGCTAAAGTGGATACGTCTCTGCCGCTTGAATATCAAACTGAGCAGGACCGCATGAATATTCTCGGCTTCTGGGTTTTCCTTGGCGCTGAAATTGTCCTGTTTGCCACTCTGTTCGGAGTATATGGAGTTTTATATGAACGCTTTGCAGGAGGACCAACACATAAAGATATCTTTGTCATCAAGGATGTCATGATTCAGACAGTCCTCCTTCTGACAAGCAGCTTTACAATGGGCATTGCCATTTTTGAAATGCGCCGGCATAACCTTAAAGGGCTAATCACCTGGCTGGTGATTACCCTTGCTCTAGGCGCAGGCTTCCTCTTCATGGAGATTAATGAATTCATCCATTATGCCCATGAAGGTGCAACGATGCAGACAAGTGCATTCCTTTCCAGCTTATTTGTTTTACTGGGGACACACGGAGCTCACGTAACTTTGGGAATCGGCTGGGCAACTATGGTCATCATTCAGCTTCTAAAAAGAGGCCTTACCCCTACTACAGCAAGAAAGACGTTTATTATCGGCCTTTACTGGCACTTCCTTGATGTAGTCTGGATCTTTATCTTCACATTTGTGTATTTGAAAGGACTGGTGGCTTAA